One genomic region from Panthera tigris isolate Pti1 chromosome D1, P.tigris_Pti1_mat1.1, whole genome shotgun sequence encodes:
- the TREH gene encoding LOW QUALITY PROTEIN: trehalase (The sequence of the model RefSeq protein was modified relative to this genomic sequence to represent the inferred CDS: deleted 4 bases in 2 codons; substituted 2 bases at 2 genomic stop codons), giving the protein MPGRAFTLCQLLLLGLGSQGALPPPCDSRIYCYGELLHQVQMAKLFQDDKQFVDMPLSSTPDRVLQHFRELAARHNHSIPTPLLRAFIQEHFQAAGQELQPWTPEDWKDSPRFLGKISDPKPRIWGEQLHQLWKKLGKKVKPEVLSHPEQFSLLYSEHPFVVPGGCFVEFYYWDSYWVMGGLLLSEMPETVKGMLQNFLDLVRLCGHVPNGARVYSLQRSQPPLLTLMLHSYVAHTNDTAFLRDNLGTLALELDFWTEHRNVSVSSGGKNYVLNHYSVPYGGPRPESYSRDGEVRHLGDREALWAELKAGAESGWDFSSRWLVKGGSPNLLSSIRTSKLVPVDLNAFLCQAEELMSDFYSRPGNDLQDTKYRNTREQRLAAMKAILWNEENGAWFDYDLENRRKNLEFYPSNLSPLXSGCFSDPGVMDKALKYLEDSQILTYQYGIPTSLQKTGQQWDFPNAWAPLQDLVIRGLAKCPSPRAQEVAFQLAQNWIRTNFEVYSRKSAMYEKXDISNGGQPGGGGEYEVQEGFGWTSGVVPMLLDCYGDRLSSGTQTAFLVPQCLTTALLLSLLPQ; this is encoded by the exons ATGCCTGGGAGGGCCTTCACGCTGTGCCAGCTGCTTctgctggggctggggtcccAGGGTGCCCTGCCCCCGCCCTGTGACAG CCGGATTTACTGCTACGGGGAGCTCCTGCACCAGGTTCAGATGGCGAAGCTCTTCCAGGACGACAAGCAGTTTGTGGACATGCCACTGTCCTCGACTCCAG ACCGAGTTCTGCAGCACTTCCGGGAGCTGGCCGCCCGCCACAACCACAGCATTCCCACGCCACTGCTTCGCGCCTTCATCCAGGAACACTTCCAGGCCGCGGGGCAGGAGCTGCAGCCCTGGACCCCCGAGGACTGGAAGGACAG CCCCCGGTTCCTGGGGAAGATCTCGGACCCCAAGCCACGGATCTGGGGGGAGCAGCTGCACCAGCTCTGGAAGAAACTGGGAAAGAAG GTGAAGCCAGAGGTCCTCAGCCACCCCGAGCAGTTCTCTCTGCTCTACTCAGAACACCCCTTCGTTGTGCCTGGTGGGTGCTTTGTCGAATTCTACTACTG ggaCTCCTACTGGGTGATG GGGGGGCTGCTCCTCTCTGAGATGCCCGAGACCGTGAAGGGCATGCTGCAGAACTTCCTGGACCTGGTGCGACT CTGTGGACATGTCCCCAACGGGGCCCGCGTGTACTCCCTGCAGCGGAGCCAGCCCCCCCTGCTGACTCTCATGTTGCACTCCTACGTGGCTCACACCAACGATACCGCCTTCCTGAG GGACAACCTCGGGACCCTAGCTTTGGAATTGGACTTCTGGACTGAGCACAGGAACGTCTCTGTGAGCTCGGGGGGGAAGAACTACGTCCTGAATCACTATTCTGTCCCTTATGGGGGACCCAG GCCCGAGTCTTACAGCAGAGACGGGGAGGTCAGGCatctgg GGGACCGGGAAGCTCTGTGGGCCGAGCTCAAGGCTGGGGCCGAGTCTGGCTGGGACTTCTCCTCACGTTGGCTCGTCAAAGGCGGGAGCCCCAACTTGCTGAGCAGCATCCGGACCAGCAAACTCGTGCCTGTTGATCTCAATGCCTTCCTGTGCCAAGCAGAGGAGCTGATGAGCGACTTCTACTCCAGACCGG GGAACGACCTCCAAgacacaaaatacagaaatacgcGGGAACAGCGCTTGGCTGCCATGAAAGCCATCCTGTGGAATGAGGAGAACGGTGCCTGGTTTGACTATGACCTTGAGAACAGAAGGAAGAACCTCGAGTTTTACCCATCCAACCTTAGTCCTCTCTAGTCTGGCTGTTTCTCTGACCCGGGAGTCATGGACAAGGCTCTGAAATATctggag GACAGCCAGATCTTGACCTACCAGTACGGGATCCCGACCTCTCTCCAGAAGACAGGCCAGCAGTGGGACTTCCCCAATGCCTGGGCCCCCTTGCAGGACCTGGTCATCAGAG GTCTGGCCAAGTGTCCTTCCCCTCGGGCCCAGGAAGTGGCTTTCCAGCTGGCTCAGAATTGGATCCGAACCAACTTTGAGGTCTACTCCAGAAAGTCAGCCATGTATGAGAAG TAGGACATCAGCAACGGT GGTCAGCCAGGTGGTGGAGGGGAGTATGAAGTTCAG GAGGGCTTTGGCTGGACCAGTGGAGTGGTCCCGATGCTCCTGGACTGCTACGGCGACCGACTGAGCTCGGGGACCCAGACCGCTTTCCTGGTG